From the genome of Aspergillus oryzae RIB40 DNA, chromosome 4:
CGCAGAATGACCTTTAAACAAGCCTCTCCTCCCTTCGTGACGATTAATGTCCCGAACTGCGTATAACAGGCCAGACCAGCTGCCTGTATACTTAGCGAACTGCGGGTTCGATGCCTGAAAAAGGATTTTGACGCGGTCAAGCGGCGCAACCATCGTTTTCGCCTACACAAACAAAAGTTAGCATTCGACATACCACCTGGCACGACAGGCTTAAACGTGGTAACGTACCGCACACCCCGCCACACCCCCCGCAAGTCCACTCCTTAATACATAATCCAAACTCCGCTTGTTCATCTGTTGTGGGCCTCCATGATCATTCTTTTTATAACCCGGTGACGAAGCATCATCGACAGCGGTCGTTTGTGTCGTGGCTACCGCTGCGTTCCTACTTACATCACCCCGCGCTGGTCTTGAATCTGCGACCTGTTCCATCTGAGGATGCGAGTGCGGGACGGCGTCCGTTGTTACGCGATAAGACTGAGGATTTCTGGGGCTGATCGGTGATGAATCATGTACATGTTCCGGTGCGACAGCAGACATGAGTACAAGTACATCCAGGCAGGAAGCCCGGTTGGATGGTGGTTCGGAGAATCAGACGTCAAGGGTCACGGGCTATCGGAAAGTAATCAATGCCATGGATATTTCCCTAAAGAATTTCAAGCCGGATATAAGATGGATCTCCCccaaggagaaaggagataACCTTCCGAAAGACAGGCAGCAAATAACAGGTAAATTGCAATATCCTCTATGAACGACACATAGAACAATTATCAGTTAGAAAAGCCACACTGATCGCAAACTTCCTGTTCCGGGAGAGAAAGCGGAAACTCGGCGGAAGTGACGTTACGCCGCTGACGTGCCGATACGACCCGCCTCCCTTCAGTTAGAGCCTGCGTACGGTCTTAATACGCGACGATAACCGAGTGGCGGATGTTTGCTGTCACATGACCATCGGGTGGCCAACGGCTGACCACGGATTTGTCACCTTGACGAAAGATCCAGTAGTATGTACACTTGAAGTTGAATATCCAAATGGTGCTTGGGAAACCAATTATGTTTTCATTGATGGTGCTTTATTATGTCTCTATGTTTCGATGCTTCATATGCAGTGCAACAAGTTTCCCCTCCCGTCAGCTTAAAAGCTACTAGAGAGTTGATCTATATACAAACGTCTACCAACTAACTTTTCCTCAGCTCCCCGATGCAATATGTCCTCACTTTGTACATAAAAGATATGTGTTGCGCTCCAAACTTTCATGGTCTCGTTGCTCGTGTATGCCAGTAAGAAAGACCGTTTTATTGCTTGCCGCTCCCGAATGTATCCTTAACCCCCATAAAAGGTCCCATAAAACGCCAACCGAGTCAAAAACGGAAATTCTAGAAGTGGTAACGTGAGCCTTGCCTTGTCAAGGGTTTGCCCTGGCGATTAACtgccttgatctccttgggGTCGTCAGTGGCCCTCTTGGCTCGCTTGGTTGGCCGTGAAGCATCTATATGAAGATGTCCGTTCTCAGACATAGCCGTCGTGTTATGCCAGCTCAGGCAACGGTGCTTATGGTCGTCCACATAGGTCTTGTTCCTAGTCGTCATTCGCTTCGTAGGCATCTCCTCCGAATCAGCCCTTTCGGCCGTCTGCGCAAGGTATTCCGCACGGAACCTCATGTACTTGACAATATTGTCGCGATGAAGCAACAGCTCTTTGCGTAATCTCAACTCTCGATTGCCCCGTGGGTCAAGCCAGTCGATAAGTTTGTCCACAGCATCAGGGTCATCATAGTAGCCCCATTCATCCGCGTTCGAGAGCCTGGTGGGTCcttcttcggccttcttgcGATCCGCTGGAGTTGTGTGGAATTCTTTCTGATATTGCTTCTTCTGGTCTTCGGGGACGTCAATGAACCCTACACGCTCCATTTCGTCAGGGCCTTGAACCCATAAGCGGCCATTGGCAAATTGTGCCTCTGCCGTCGAACTGTTCGGCATCCCCCCGTACGGCATTGCGTTTCGCTCGAACCACCAGTATCGGTTGCAAAACCTGTCTTTTCCGAGACATCTGGTTCGTGGGCAATCGGCTTCTCTCAAATCGTTGTCCACCACgtcgatcttctcttcgagcTTTTCAATGTTCGCTTTTTGCTcatcgatcttcttcagcaccCTCTGATATTGCTTCGTGCCCTTCGGCTGTTTGGCCAACTGTTCCTTTcgcttctgctcttcttcatgcttTCGTTTCCTCTCAAGAACCCTATCCAATCCTCCACGCAGCGACCGTTGGGgaacttcctcttcctcttcggtaTCCGCAACTTGATCAGACTCCACGTCAACTCCGGTCATCTTGGAGTCTTCCAGTGCTTCCAATTCTGGCGCTGGAGAGGGTGACTTTTCTGGCTCCGGTTGGAGTGCTTTCCGTTCTTGGTGTAACCGTCGAAGTTCTTCGAGCCTAGACTTAAATGTCAACCAAAACACACTACAGGCATATACATCGATCTACTTACCCTGCTTTGCGAGCCTTTTGATattcgatcttctctttgcGGAACTCGGTCATTTGGTTACTGCATTCCTCCAAGTAATTTCGAATGGCTTTAGTGTCCAGGCTGAGCATGCATATGATTTGGAGGGCTTTAACGCGCAGGTTGATATCGAGGGTAGCATACTGGCGCTGAGCAGTATCTTGGGTCGGTTCCGCATCTAGAGGAGCTAAATGCTTGAGTATATCATTAcagaccttctccatccgTGGGCGAGCGGATAGTTGGTGCAGTAGCCCAACCATGACCAATTCCCAACCACCGTTGCGGAAGTCTCGCTTCCGGAGACGATCTATCCAGCCATAATCTCCAAACATCTCGGCCGCCCGATGGATTTTGACCTCTACTGAATTAGAGCGGCTGCGATTAGCTTGGGCTTTCAGGTTTTCCGCTTCTGCCTTGGCCAGGCTACTCCGAGTAGTCATTCTAGTCACCACCGGTTCGGGCTCGGGAGTTTCTtctacttcctcttcttgatccTCTTCGTCGGATTCAGAATCATCTGCTGGAAGGTCGGGGAGCGAGATCTGCACAgcaccattctcatccttctctgAGTTAACCAGCTTCTTCAAAACAGCACAATGTACCTCAACGAAGAGTTCACAGTCGACGTCCTCAGATGAAAAGCGCATGGCTTGGAGGAAATCGTCGAAGGTAAACGAGTCCAGCTGGAAAACTTCACAGTACACGTTGAGGGTATTCCACGTCTCAAGAAGCAACCCCACTGACTTCATGTCGATGTCATCATGCAGCAAATCTTCGTCATCAGGACTGTCTGTCTCATCGACTTTCAAGAACGTCAGAGTTGGccgttgctttttcttttcgcgGTCCGGTGCGATATCTAGATCCTCGATAGGATATTTGATCGGAGGAGGTGATGGCGGCCTAGGGGTTTCGGTCTTGACGATGACTGCAGTAGCGGTCTGTGATTTCTTTTCAGTATCCTGAGATTTGGACGAACGAGCGGCTCCAGTGGTTTTGCTGCTGACAACAAAACTTGGGTTACCATTGAGAGACCTTTGATATTCAAGGAACTGCGCCTCCTTGGACCGCGCCAAATCTTGTTGGGAAAGTTTGGACTTTTGGCCCTTCACGGCGGGTTTTAACTCAGGTAGTTGTTGTGATGCGAAAAACCCGAAGAAACCCTCTTGATCAGCCTTCTtcattgccttcttctccgctacCTTAGCTCCGTATTGCAAGTGTTTCGGTACCTCCGTGGGAATTCTGTATTCTTCCGCAATCGATGGTTTCACTAGCCAAGGGGCGCCGTTCCAAGACTCCCGCGTTACATTATTCTTGATAAAAGCACGCAACATTTGCTTCGTAAAGGTTTTCCGATCTCGAGTAATGTGCTCTTGGTCCAATAGAGCTTCCTCATTCGGACGATCCAGCACTTTTACGAGATATGTCGCGTAGGCTGGAGATTTAACAGTGCCGTCCGGATGCAATTGTTCTGCAAAATTTGCTTTGTCCCTGATCATACCATGCAGGCGTGTGTTGTCATCCAGCAATATCAAAACCGGCTCCCCAGGGTAAAAGTCCTGCTTGAACTCCTGTATTTGTTGAGTATTGAGTTAGATCATGACCCAGTTCATCTACGACGCATCTAACTCACTTCATAAATCTCATCCACTGCAAATTTAGTTGTTAGTTTCGAAAAAACCCTAGAAACACGGGAACTTGCCATACGCACCGAGGTTGTCGACCCGGGAAACAGTGGAGAATTGAATCCTTCGCAAGATGGGCTCCTTCAGGGCGTCAGGGAACGTGTTATTGACCTCCCGCGATTCCTCCAGCTAGTAACAAGGCTTAGTATTGACACCTGAGCAGTAGAAGAAGCACGGGTACATACTTCCGACCTAAGCGCTTCGAAGAATGTCAAGCCTGAGTGGCCTGTAATCTCGCAGATAAATCTTCTCTGTTTGTAGAAATCCATTCGCTGAAGATACGGCTCATACTGAGTAAAGACTTCGTTGGTCTCCGGGATGACCCAGACCTATAAAACCGTTGTAAGCAAATGTGCCTTAATTGCCTTTGTTGAATGCACATGCCTCGGAGCTGTCATCTTCGATAACGGGACGGGGGAGGTATTGGACGGGCTTCCGCTTGAACAGCACCTAGAATAATGTAAGCAGCCGGCCTCGTTCGCTATATTtgtgtcttcttccagcaTATTCGGCGGGCTACCCATAGCCGTGTAAGCTTTCTACGTACCATGGTCCTCTAgggaatgaaagaaatgcgCCAATTTAGCATAGATTATTGCTAATATCGTTGAACATAGACGATCTATATAATTAGAAAAAGACTGTTAGTTCGTGGTAACAACAGCGCAAACCAAGGGCGCATGGCAGAACAAAGAGGTAAGGCAAATGGAGTGTAGCCAGTGCTACGAATGGAATTGGCTGTGATGGAGCCATGGACGCAGGCGCGGACGTGTTGCGCGGAGAAGCTCCGGAGATGTAGCGGAGGTATACAAGTATATTCGTAGATCCACCCCGAGCAAAATCGCCAAATATCAGACGAGGTAGTCGTGTGAAGAGAACTTACTGAACGAACGCGTCTCCAATCGCGCTGCACACGGGTGCGCGGGAGTATGGTAGCCCCGACACGAGAACAAAAATCCAGAAAATCGTGTAGCTGCAGGAGAGCTCGGCAGCAATGTGGATCCGCAATACTGGTTGATATCCAAAAACAAGGTGTCGTGTGGGAGGTCGCGTGAggaaggacaaggaggagatagtatgaaagaagagaggaaaatgaagaatctccagagaaagagaaaggagaagcgGTCGCCGCAACGGCAGAACCACCGGGCCATGAGGATCATTGCGGCAAGTGGTGGGAGGGCCGCCGAGGCACGGCGGACGATGATTGGACGAGAGGAGGAGAACTGGCCGAACAAGATGTCGGGCGGACAAAGGACGGCTATACCCGATCGGGAGTAACGCTGAAGGAGCGTGGGAGGGTGCAAGCACTGACTCTCCCCCCATCGCTTCTTGACCCTCTCTGCCACCTCACAATCCCCCAATTATACTGGTATTTGCACTTGTTCGGCTCGTTATGTTCTGTAGAATTTTATGATATTTTGCTCATACATTATAATCTGCCTATATCTCCGTAGTCCCTCAATATCAGCAGAGACGTTGGACCATTTCTATGGAGAGAAGTTGGACTACTAGGGTTAATGCTGGATAGCCACCACATATACTATACGTCCACAATCAATCGTCTCCTGGTGAAATATACACCACTGCTTCGTAAAAATGCGTCTTTTCAGGTAACTAGTGTTTTAATAATTCGGATGTTCAAGTGCTACTGAGCGTTTGAAGATTTCTGGGATATCTAACATTGGACACTCGGCTCGCCATGTATACAGCACTCCCCGCAATGACCTCAACAATCACGTTTTTATATTGCTCAAGTATCTTCCATGCACACAAGTATGCCTACTACTTATCGCTTCTTCTCGGTTTGTCTCTTGGAAAGCCTACCTTTATCTCGATTTCAAcatacttcttcgccaatTAGCAGCCCTTCCTAAAGTGGCAAGCTTTCAGCCTACCTCACCATCAAAGCTGATGCTCCATATATAGTACCTAATATACGCTTTATAATTGCTATAtttatctctatataatCCCTGATGACGTTGTTGATCTCGCTACCTCCCAATGACGAAATTTTACATTGGTTTCTCCTCATGCAAAGCTGTTTCCCACGCTTGCACGAATGCGAGAGATTTCCAGCATTCTACTCGCTTATAGCTCATAAGACACAATAGTCTCATGCCAAACTGTgtttcttactttctttgTGTAGTAGTGGGACTGTATTGTCTCTGCACTTTCCACAAACCTACATTATAAAGAACATCCTTCTGGTTTTATGGTTACGAATAGACGATACTACAGTAAACCTGAAGGAGACCTTCT
Proteins encoded in this window:
- a CDS encoding DDT domain protein (chromatin remodeling complex WSTF-ISWI, large subunit (contains heterochromatin localization, PHD and BROMO domains)), with the protein product MGGESVLAPSHAPSALLPIGYSRPLSARHLVWVIPETNEVFTQYEPYLQRMDFYKQRRFICEITGHSGLTFFEALRSELEESREVNNTFPDALKEPILRRIQFSTVSRVDNLVDEIYEEFKQDFYPGEPVLILLDDNTRLHGMIRDKANFAEQLHPDGTVKSPAYATYLVKVLDRPNEEALLDQEHITRDRKTFTKQMLRAFIKNNVTRESWNGAPWLVKPSIAEEYRIPTEVPKHLQYGAKVAEKKAMKKADQEGFFGFFASQQLPELKPAVKGQKSKLSQQDLARSKEAQFLEYQRSLNGNPSFVVSSKTTGAARSSKSQDTEKKSQTATAVIVKTETPRPPSPPPIKYPIEDLDIAPDREKKKQRPTLTFLKVDETDSPDDEDLLHDDIDMKSVGLLLETWNTLNVYCEVFQLDSFTFDDFLQAMRFSSEDVDCELFVEVHCAVLKKLVNSEKDENGAVQISLPDLPADDSESDEEDQEEEVEETPEPEPVVTRMTTRSSLAKAEAENLKAQANRSRSNSVEVKIHRAAEMFGDYGWIDRLRKRDFRNGGWELVMVGLLHQLSARPRMEKVCNDILKHLAPLDAEPTQDTAQRQYATLDINLRVKALQIICMLSLDTKAIRNYLEECSNQMTEFRKEKIEYQKARKAGLEELRRLHQERKALQPEPEKSPSPAPELEALEDSKMTGVDVESDQVADTEEEEEVPQRSLRGGLDRVLERKRKHEEEQKRKEQLAKQPKGTKQYQRVLKKIDEQKANIEKLEEKIDVVDNDLREADCPRTRCLGKDRFCNRYWWFERNAMPYGGMPNSSTAEAQFANGRLWVQGPDEMERVGFIDVPEDQKKQYQKEFHTTPADRKKAEEGPTRLSNADEWGYYDDPDAVDKLIDWLDPRGNRELRLRKELLLHRDNIVKYMRFRAEYLAQTAERADSEEMPTKRMTTRNKTYVDDHKHRCLSWHNTTAMSENGHLHIDASRPTKRAKRATDDPKEIKAVNRQGKPLTRQGSRYHF